A single region of the Shinella sp. PSBB067 genome encodes:
- a CDS encoding ABC transporter substrate-binding protein — protein sequence MLTRRELLKSAAATGALAATSGLPMPAIAQNAPIKLGYVSPQTGPLAAFAEADKFIIDGFMAATEAAGLNYQVVVKDSQSNPNRAAEVAKELIVSDEVNLVLVASTPETTNPVATTCEAEEVPCISTAAPWQPWFIGQQANPGDPQSWKPFNSAFHFFWGLEDVIAVYTNMWGQLETNRKVGGLFPNDGDGNAWGDKAVGFPPVLEKLGYTLRDPGRYQNLTDDFSAQINAFKSEGSDVITGVMIPPDFTTFWNQAQQQGFRPKVASIGKAILFPQAVEALGNNGHNLSCEVWWSASHPFRSSLTGESAGELAEGFTKATGRPWTQPIGFVHALFEVAADVMKRADPTDSEAVIAAIAASNIETIVGKVAWDGSNVPPFAARNIAKTPLVGGQWRLKDGGGYDLVIVDNQTAPNIPTGGRMEAIG from the coding sequence ATGCTTACGAGACGTGAATTGCTGAAGTCCGCAGCCGCCACGGGCGCGCTGGCGGCGACATCGGGCCTGCCCATGCCGGCGATCGCCCAGAACGCCCCGATCAAGCTCGGCTATGTCAGCCCGCAGACCGGCCCGCTCGCCGCGTTCGCCGAGGCCGACAAGTTCATCATCGACGGCTTCATGGCCGCCACCGAGGCCGCCGGCCTGAACTACCAGGTCGTGGTGAAGGACAGCCAGTCCAATCCGAACCGCGCCGCCGAGGTGGCCAAGGAGCTGATCGTCAGCGACGAGGTCAATCTCGTCCTCGTCGCCTCGACGCCGGAGACGACCAACCCCGTGGCGACGACCTGCGAGGCGGAGGAGGTGCCGTGCATCTCGACGGCCGCCCCCTGGCAGCCCTGGTTCATCGGCCAGCAGGCAAATCCCGGCGATCCGCAATCCTGGAAGCCGTTCAACAGCGCCTTCCACTTCTTCTGGGGGCTGGAGGACGTCATCGCCGTCTACACCAACATGTGGGGCCAGCTCGAGACCAACAGGAAGGTCGGCGGCCTGTTTCCGAACGATGGCGACGGCAATGCCTGGGGCGACAAGGCCGTGGGCTTCCCGCCGGTCCTGGAGAAGCTCGGCTATACGCTGAGGGATCCGGGCCGCTACCAGAACCTGACCGACGACTTTTCCGCCCAGATCAACGCCTTCAAGTCCGAAGGCAGCGACGTCATCACCGGCGTGATGATCCCGCCCGACTTCACCACCTTCTGGAACCAGGCGCAGCAGCAGGGCTTCAGGCCCAAGGTCGCCTCCATCGGCAAGGCGATCCTGTTCCCGCAGGCCGTCGAGGCGCTCGGCAACAACGGCCACAACCTTTCCTGCGAGGTCTGGTGGTCGGCGAGCCATCCGTTCAGGTCGTCGCTGACCGGCGAGAGCGCCGGCGAGCTGGCCGAAGGCTTCACCAAGGCCACCGGCCGGCCCTGGACCCAGCCCATCGGCTTCGTCCATGCCCTCTTCGAGGTCGCCGCCGACGTGATGAAGCGCGCCGACCCGACCGACAGCGAGGCGGTGATCGCCGCCATCGCCGCCTCGAACATCGAGACGATCGTCGGCAAGGTGGCCTGGGACGGTTCGAACGTGCCGCCCTTCGCCGCCCGGAACATCGCCAAGACGCCGCTGGTCGGCGGCCAGTGGCGCCTCAAGGACGGCGGCGGCTACGACCTCGTCATCGTCGACAACCAGACGGCGCCGAACATCCCGACCGGCGGCAGGATGGAAGCGATCGGCTGA